A single window of Apodemus sylvaticus chromosome 4, mApoSyl1.1, whole genome shotgun sequence DNA harbors:
- the Fbxw7 gene encoding F-box/WD repeat-containing protein 7 isoform X6, which produces MRVCVPSSVLVLSCVCWCWGVLLPVPLPNLPFLACLSMSTLESVTYLPEKGLYCQRLPSSRTHGGTESLKGKNTENMGFYGTLKMIFYKMKRKLDHGSEVRSFSLGKKPCKVSDYTSTTGLVPCSATPTTFGDLRAANGQGQQRRRITSVQPPTGLQEWLKMFQSWSGPEKLLALDELIDSCEPTQVKHMMQVIEPQFQRDFISLLPKELALYVLSFLEPKDLLQAAQTCRYWRILAEDNLLWREKCKEEGIDEPLHIKRRKIIKPGFIHSPWKSAYIRQHRIDTNWRRGELRSPKVLKGHDDHVITCLQFCGNRIVSGSDDNTLKVWSAVTGKCLRTLVGHTGGVWSSQMRDNIIISGSTDRTLKVWNAETGECIHTLYGHTSTVRCMHLHEKRVVSGSRDATLRVWDIETGQCLHVLMGHVAAVRCVQYDGRRVVSGAYDFMVKVWDPETETCLHTLQGHTNRVYSLQFDGIHVVSGSLDTSIRVWDVETGNCIHTLTGHQSLTSGMELKDNILVSGNADSTVKIWDIKTGQCLQTLQGPSKHQSAVTCLQFNKNFVITSSDDGTVKLWDLKTGEFIRNLVTLESGGSGGVVWRIRASNTKLVCAVGSRNGTEETKLLVLDFDVDMK; this is translated from the exons atgcgtgtgtgcgtccCGAGCAGCGTTCTGGTTCTGAGCTGCGTCTGCTGGTGCTGGGGAGTTTTGCTGCCGGTTCCGCTGCCTAATCTTCCTTTTCTGGCGTGCCTGAGCATGTCCACGTTAGAATCTGTGACATACCTACCTGAAAAGGGGTTATATTGTCAGAGATTGCCAAGCAGCCGGACACACGGGGGCACAGAATCCCTGAAggggaaaaatacagaaaatatgggtTTCTACGGcacattaaaaatgattttttacaAA ATGAAAAGAAAGTTGGACCATGGTTCTGAGGTCCGGTCCTTTTCTTTGGGAAAGAAACCATGCAAAGTCTCAGATTATACCAG taccaCTGGGCTTGTACCATGTTCAGCAACACCAACAACTTTTGGGGACCTGAGAGCAGCCAATGGGCAAGGGCAGCAACGGCGGAGGATTACGTCTGTCCAACCGCCCACGGGCCTCCAAGAGTGGCTGAAAATGTTTCAG AGCTGGAGTGGACCAGAGAAGCTGCTGGCTTTAGATGAGCTCATTGATAGCTGTGAGCCAACACAGGTGAAGCACATGATGCAAGTGATAGAGCCCCAGTTCCAGCGAGACTTCATCTCCTTGCTCCCTAAGGAG TTGGCACTCTATGTACTTTCATTCCTGGAACCCAAAGACCTGCTGCAAGCGGCTCAGACGTGTCGATACTGGAGAATTTTGGCTGAGGATAACCTTCTCTGGAGAGAGAAATGTAAAGAAGAGG GGATTGATGAACCGTTGCACatcaagagaagaaaaataataaaaccaggTTTCATACATAGCCCATGGAAGAGTGCATACATCAGACAGCACAGAATTGATACAAATTGGAGACGAGGAGAACTCAGATCTCCTAAG GTGCTGAAAGGGCATGATGATCATGTGATCACGTGCCTACAGTTTTGTGGCAACCGCATAGTTAGTGGTTCTGATGACAACACTTTAAAAGTTTGGTCAGCGGTCACGGGCAAG TGTCTGAGGACGTTAGTGGGACATACAGGTGGAGTGTGGTCATCACAGATGAGAGACAATATCATCATCAGTGGATCAACCGACCGGACTCTCAAAGTGTGGAACGCTGAGACTGGAGAGTGTATACATACTTTATATGGGCACACTTCCACTGTGCGGTGTATGCATCTCCACGAAAAAAG GGTTGTGAGCGGTTCTCGAGATGCCACTCTCAGGGTTTGGGACATTGAGACCGGCCAGTGTTTACACGTCTTGATGGGCCATGTAGCAGCAGTCCGCTGCGTTCAGTATGATGGCAGGAGGGTTGTCAGTGGAGCGTATGATTTCATGGTGAAGGTGTGGGATCCAGAGACTGAGACCTGTCTACACACGTTACAGGGGCACACTAACAGAGTCTATTCATTACAG TTTGATGGCATCCATGTGGTGAGCGGATCTCTTGATACATCAATCCGAGTCTGGGATGTGGAGACAGGGAATTGTATTCACACGCTAACAGGACACCAGTCGTTAACAAGTGGAATGGAACTCAAAGACAATATTCTTGTCTCTGGGAATGCAGATTCTACAGTTAAAATCTGGGATATCAAAACAGGACAGTGTTTACAAACATTGCAAG GTCCCAGCAAGCATCAGAGTGCTGTGACCTGCTTACAGTTCAACAAGAACTTCGTAATTACCAGCTCAGACGATGGAACGGTGAAACTCTGGGACTTGAAAACGGGTGAATTTATCCGAAACCTCGTCACATTGGAGAGTGGGGGGAGCGGGGGAGTTGTGTGGCGGATCAGGGCCTCAAACACAAAGCTGGTGTGTGCAGTTGGAAGTCGGAATGGGACTGAAGAAACCAAGCTGCTGGTGCTGGACTTTGATGTGGACATGAAATGA